AAAGACGGTTTTGCTCGGGGGATGATAGAGGCAGATCCCGTCGATGGTATGCCCCGGCGTGTGGATCACTTCCCAGTCAAGACCGCTGATCTCCAGGGTTTCTCCGCCCCGGACCTCCGTGACGCGGCAGCCGGATTTCCTGACCATGTCTTTGAGCTCGCGGGGGCTCGCTTCGTGGAGGATGAGCTCGAAACCACCGTTTTCCAGGATGGTCGGATACGATCTCAGGAGATCGAACACTCCCATCGCGTGGTCGCGGTGGCCGTGGGTAACGACCACTTTTTTAACGTCCGCCGGCTTGTACCCTCGCCGGAAGAGATCGATAAAAGACGTGTAATCGTTTCCGGGATCCACGATCGAGAGATACGTTCCCTCCACGACGTAAACGTTCGAGGAAAATTCGTATCCGGGCAGGAAGAGAACGTTTTCGAAAAACGGATCCGCCCCGTCAAGAAGACCCGACAGAGGCAGCCAACCGGGATGCTTCGTCTCCCACTCGTGCGAGGTTTTCCCGTTCTCTGTCATATCCATCCGGCCCCTTTCCATGATCGGTGCCGATACACCCCCCCGCATAAGTGACCCCCTCCCCCGGACGGCCCGACCAGGAGAGGGGGATGAGGAGGGGGAGGAAAAATCCCGGCGATCGGGTGAAGCCCGCCGCCGGGATTTCCCCGGGCCTCATTCGATATAGCCCACCTTGTATTCGAGCTTCATTTTCGC
This sequence is a window from Candidatus Deferrimicrobiaceae bacterium. Protein-coding genes within it:
- a CDS encoding MBL fold metallo-hydrolase, which encodes MDMTENGKTSHEWETKHPGWLPLSGLLDGADPFFENVLFLPGYEFSSNVYVVEGTYLSIVDPGNDYTSFIDLFRRGYKPADVKKVVVTHGHRDHAMGVFDLLRSYPTILENGGFELILHEASPRELKDMVRKSGCRVTEVRGGETLEISGLDWEVIHTPGHTIDGICLYHPPSKTVFSGDTVLPHAMSEPDEHAGGRLDHYLFGVRTLLGKEIEHVLPGHGLPVLSSGRKVIEETYEGLMMKVIGVEAKTKTPWIDGATALAQRGCLEEAAYCCDRELFLDPQNRRAHQLKA